Below is a genomic region from Cetobacterium ceti.
TGGAAGTGTAGCGATAGGAGATTATGCAAATTCAAGTGGAACTAGTTCTGTTGCTTTAGGACAATATTCAGAAGCTACAGAAAATAATGTAGTATCAGTGGGTGGTTCAAATGTTAAAAGAAAAATAACCAATATGGCAGAAGGTGTTGCTGATACAGATGGTGTTACAGTTTCACAATTGAAGAAAAAAGCTGATGTAAGTACTGTAAATGCATTAGGTTTAAAAATAGAAGCTAACAAAACTTCTATCACTCAGAATACGAATCAAATTAAAAACAACACAAAGAATATAAATAAAAATAGTGTGGCTATTCAAAATATAAATAATCAAATTAATAATCAAACGGCATCGATAAATAATATAAATAATAGAGTAAATTCATTAGAAAGTAAAATGAATAAAGGATTTTCTTTAATGGCAGCCATGTCATCAATAGATTTTGGAAAGGCTGAAGAAGGAGATTTATTAATAGGGGCAGGATTAGGACATTATGAAAATTCTCAAGGGGTCG
It encodes:
- a CDS encoding YadA-like family protein — encoded protein: MKNILILFFILSSMNFASNYSVGEGSSVSGTYSTAIGAYSTANGDNATAVGSISKTTGSNSTSLGAHSSVNGNSSTAFGAGAKVDGEASTAVGTNATVIGTNGTAIGVQSSASGEGALAIGGSSEATSNGSVAIGDYANSSGTSSVALGQYSEATENNVVSVGGSNVKRKITNMAEGVADTDGVTVSQLKKKADVSTVNALGLKIEANKTSITQNTNQIKNNTKNINKNSVAIQNINNQINNQTASINNINNRVNSLESKMNKGFSLMAAMSSIDFGKAEEGDLLIGAGLGHYENSQGVAVGVAYLPSKETQITAKYSVNTDDVHTSAIGIGVTHKLYNFK